The Oligoflexia bacterium genome segment AGACTTCTTCTCGATGAATTTTTGTCTCTTTTGGGGCTTCAATGCCTAAGCGAACTTGCTTTCCTTTGATTTGGACCACAACTATCTTGATGTGATCATCAATCGCAATGCTTTCGCCCAACTTCCTGGTCAATACTAGCATGTTAACTCTCTCCTACTTCGAATGCTCGCCACTTCCTGTGAGTCTGGTCAGATTTTTTAAAACCTGACCATGGTTAGCCGGACTATCTTAAAAAGTCAAGCAAACTGGGCTGAAGTAACTTGCCAGATGTTTGCAGCGTAGCCTTCAAAGTATTTTCGTTTTTTGTTATATCTGTGAACACTTCAAAGGCATCGGCATCCTCTATTGAACTCAAGAGGCTAGCATCTTCAACTTTTTGTTTTCCTAGCCCTAAGCTGGTATTTTCTAACGAGGCAACGCGAGATCCTACTTGTGAACGTAGCAAAACGACTTGTTCATGTGCGCCATCAAGACGCTCTAATGTTTCTTGAATAGCGACTGTGTCATTTGCACGTAAACCTGCTGACAGTGCATTTAAGGTGGTGAAAATATTTTCTCCCTCAGCATTTTCTTTAGGAGATTCTATGGTTTCATTTGCTTTTAAACTTTCGCGACGTTTTGACTCACGAGCGCTATCTGAACTGGCAGCTGACACCGAGTCATTTTCATTTGCAGGGCCACGTATTTCAATATCTTCTGGCTCTTTTGAAGCTGGAATTGGTGGATAATTAGGAGTTGTCGATCCCCTTCTTTCAGATGGTACTAGAGCAAGTTTACTATTCTTACCTAGGAAAACCTGATCACCGGGTAAATTAATAGTGGTAAAAACACCCTTATTTACTTCAATTTTCATTCCACCCTCATCACCCCGATAATTTCCATCATTATCAAATGGAGAATGAGTGGTCTTGTATCCACCAAAAATAAATCGCTCGCCTACTTTGCGATTGCCGATATGAACCATATCTCGAGTGAGTTGTTCAATTTCTGTGGCAACTGCAAGGCGAGCTGATGCGTTTGTGCTCGCATCACTGGCTTGGCCAAGTGCTAATTCTTTTGCACGTGCTAATACTTCTGTGGCCTCACCTAACGCAAGATCTGTGTAGCTTAAGAAGTTTCTTGCGATGTCGATATTTTTAACAAATTGTTCTGAACCAACTTTGTCAGTACGAATTCCAAGCATGCGAGATGTTCCAACAGGATCGTCAGAAGGTTTGGTAATGCGCTTCATTGACGATGCTTGATTTTGAAGGTCAGCCATCTCTGAACGATTTTTAGCTATATTGCCCTTCACTTGCTCGTAGTTCATATTATTACTGACGCGCACTTATGACCTCATAATCTTTTTAAATTTAAAACGGTATCAAACATTTCATCGGCGACTTTAATAAGTCGCGCAGATGCGTCGTATGCTTTTTGAAATTTGACCATGTCCGTTGTTTCTTCATCAAGGCTTACGCCACTGATTCCTTCACGAACATTTTTCAATTGCTCGACTATGTTTTTTTGATGCTCTAAAGCCATTGTATTTTTGCGAGTTAGAACCGCAAACTCACCAACGATGCCATTGAAGTAGTCATCTACAGAAGATGTTCCATTTTGAAAGATTGCTTTTGTCTGAACAGCTGCAATGGCGTTAGCGATTCTATTATCACCAGGGCTTCCTGGTTGAAATGCGCCAGCAATGTAGCCTGAATCTTCTTCGATTTCTTCATTGAGTTTAATATTTAGAGCTGCATTGAATTCATCTTGAACGGGCTCAAAGAAATTTCTGCCTGTTTGATCGTACCGGTCATAACCTTGTCTATGTAATGCATTGATTTCATCAGTTACACTAAATGCGATGTGATCTAATTTGCTATGAAGATCATTGATGATACTGTCACGAGCATCAAGGGCTCCGCCGATGTGACCACCTTTAAGTTGATTGGTAACTAAAAACTCTGAACCTTTTGGTCCACTCCTGAAGAAAACATCAATATTGCCTTCGCGCTTAATACCATCAGCTGGAGTCGACTTAGCAATGAGTTCATTGAATTCATAGCCACTCACAAGCAGAGCGTTATTTCCTGCCGTAATAGCGATTTTTCCGTTATCACCTTCAGCGTAACGAATATTAACGAGCTCACCGAGTTTTTTCAAAAGAAGGTCACGCCTATCGCGTTCATCGTTAGCGGGAGCTCCTGAAACTTCAACCATTTGGATTTTTTCATTAAGTGTGGCGATCTCTTTTGAATAACCATTGATCTGTGAGACTTGCGCACGAATCTGAGCATCAACATCTTTTTGAATAGAATCGAGTTGATTATGAATACGATGAAAGTCTTCGGTAAGAATTTTAGCACTTTCTTTTACAAGAGCGCGTGTCGCTTGTGACTCGGGATTATTTGCAAATTCTTTAAAAGCGTTGAAGAAATTTGCCAAAAATCTGTTCAGACCTTTATTAATACTTTCGTTGTAAACTTGTTCAACCCGGTCGAGTGAACCCTGACGACCACTTGAGGTTCCCAGCTTCGTTGTTTCATCTTGAATTTGTTTATTGAGATAACTATTAACGACACGAGTAACGCCGACAGTTTTTGAACCTTGGCCTATTCTTAATTTTCCCGAGCCAATGGGCTCAGCGGATTGTTGTTCAATGCGCTGACGAGTGTACCCTTCAGTGTTGGCATTAGCGATGTTATGAGATGTTGTTTGCAAAGCAGTTTGGCTATTTGCCATAGCTTGCTTGCCAACAGTCATTATTGAACCAATGCGTGGGGACATCCTGTCCTTTCAACAACCCGCAATCATTGCGAGCTCTAAAACTTAAACTTCTTTGCTAACGAAGTGGCCTGCAACTTCGTTTTTTTTCACTTCACCCGATTGAGCATATGTAGATCGAGGTTGAAGTGTATCTTTAATTGCACCGAGAGCCCCATTCACCATCTTCAATGACGATTGAATGAGAGCCTCGTTGTTTTCATTGATTTCTTTTATGCGCCTAATGAGTAAATCTAATGTTGAATGTATGCTGCGCAATTTTGAATTATACGGATCAACAACTTTTGAAGCTATTTCTAAAAGTCTCGGACTCTCGGTACTTGCACCAACAGCCGCAGCTAAGTCACGGGCTGCTTTTTCACGCACGCGCTCTAGGGCTCTGATTTTAAGAACCATCGCTTCTTTTGATTTATTGTTTTCATTGAGTTCGTCTATTTTTGCCGAGATGAGAACTTCTTTCTCACGGCGTACGAGATCAAGCAGAGCCCTATAGACTTTAATTTCGTCTTCGAGAACGATTTCTAAACTTTTATAGGCCTCATGCATTTTCGCTTCCTTGCAAATTGCTCTTAGGCTTTAGAGAATTATTTTATCCGTCTGTCTTCGTTAAAAAATCATTGTATGCGTGTTCATCAACCATCTTGTCTGCGGTTTTTGCTGAGTCAGGTTTATATTCACCTTTTGCAATCATAGCTTTGAACTTTGCAACTTTTGCTTCGTCAACATCAGGAACGCTATTCACAACATCTTTAACTTTTTTCATGTCTTGTGCGCGTTCAGAAAGTTTTACTTTTGCTGATGCAAGTTGATCTGATGACGAAACATTCCCAGTTTGTTGGGCTGAGCTTGCTGCACCTTTTCTTTTTGAGCCTTGTGCTTTGGCTGTTCCATCTAACTGATCAATAGAAGTTTTATCGGTTACCTTCATAGTAGCCTCCTTAGTATATACTTTATTTTATTCGGTTTTCTGCTCTCTACGCAACCCGAAAAACACCTGAGCACCTTCTCCACGTTGAGATGCCGGGAGCTCTGCTATAACTGATCCCGCATCAACCCTTTGTCCATTTTTTACGCGGTTGTTTCCTGAATGTACCATTTGTGTCACCAGGCCTTGGTCGTGTTTCACAACAACCATCTGACGACCATCTTCTAGAGCTGCAGATTGAAGAACAATCCCAGGGTAAGGGCTGTGCAAATCTACACGCTCGGGTAAAGGTTCAACAGATTTTAAAACATATCCACCTTCAGATGCTTTCGCCATAAAAAGACTGCCGTCTGATTTTCTCAAAATATCTCGAGGGCGATCATTCTGAGCTGATCCCCCCGGAGGTAATCTTAAAGCTTCTCCAGGACTCTTACGGGGAAGAGTAGCAGCGTTTCCGTATTTATCTTGAAGCTGATCGTAAATAATATCAGCCAACCCGATACCGCCACGCTCCACCCAACTATCTGCATATTTATTATCAAGTTCTTCACGGAAAATTCTTTCTCCCATTCCCTCGGGAACAAGTTCGTTTCCCGGAACTGTCTTTCGCATTTCAGAAATCATTTGTCGGATAAATTGATTTTCAAAATTTTGCGCAGCTTCGAGCATGCGCGGATCACGTTGATCTTTTTTTGATTGAGCCCGATGTAGCGATGACTGCGTAACATCGAGTGGTTTTTCTTTGATCTTCATTTAACCACACGATTTAAAAAAAAAGGGGCGATGGACCAATGAGTTCGCGCTTCCTGCGCCTCATTCTGCAAAATGGGCATCGAGCCAATCCTTGGCTACGAGCCGACATCCTGCACCTGTTTCCTGCAAGAAACCAGTATTCAGCCTATCCATGGCAATCAACCTATGGCCCACCTAACCCCCGACTGCACACGCAACACATCCATGTGTCGCGATACTATAAATTTATTGTAATCCATTTTCATAAAAACACCGATAACCATTTTCATAAAACCTCAAGCTCGCCTTGCAATGCGCCGGCTGCTTTTATGGTTTGCAAAATTGTGATCAGGTCTTTTGGCGTAACGCCCAACGCGTTCAACGCTTTTACAAGATCTCCAACACTTGCTGACTTTTGAAAAAGTGCAACGCGATTTCCCTTGGTTTTACCAGATGTTGAAGCGGGCCCGCGAATTTCTGGACTCTCTTCTTGATTTGAACTTGTGGCCTTCACTTGTACAGAAAGATTTCCGTGACTGATTGCAACTGTTTGAATTTGCACACGTTCGCCGATTACCACAGTGCCAGTGCGTTCATTCACAACAACGCGCGCTTTTGTATCACTACTCACGTCTAGGTTTTCAATACTAGCCATGAGTTCAACGGCATCGCCTTCATAATTAAAAGGAACCACAATATCAATTGTGCCTGCATCTTTTGCAGATGCAAATTTTCCACCCAAGTCTTGATTTATGGTCTTAACCACTCGAGATGCGGTTGTGAAATCAGCATCAAACAAAGTGAGTCTAAACATTTTGCGATTTGAAAAATCACTCGCCGAATCTGTTTCAATCATCGCTCCATGGGGAACACGAGCAACTGTAGGGTGACCTTTTTCACTGGTTCCACCACCAGTTGATGGGAGCCCCACAAGTACTCCACCTTGAGCTACAGCGTAAACTTGCTGATCTGAAGCACGTAGAGGTGTTTGAAGAAGTGTTCCACCCACCAAACTTGAAGCGCTTCCGATGCTATTAATAGTGACATCAATTTTATTACCAGCACGCGCAAATGCTGGCAGTGTTGCCGTCACCATAACAGCAGCGACATTTTTACTTTCAATATCAGCTGTACTAAGTTTCATTCCCATTGTGTCAAGCATGCGGGCAATACTTTTTGAAGTGAATTCAGCTTTACCGTCACCGGTTCCGTTAAGACCCACTACGAGACCATAACCAACTAACTGATTCTCTCGAACACCACGAATGTTTGTAATATCTTTTAGTCGTGCTGCTTCAGCAACACCACTTATCAAAATCATGAAAAACATTATTTTAGCGGATGATATCATTTCTTGCATCCTTGCTTGAAGCTATTAAATCAAACTTTCCATCAATGATTTTTGTCGAAGAAATATTATCTGCCGTGATGTCATCTGCACGAAGATTTCCGGTAACAATTATTTTATATTCTCTTCTGCCAATTAATACAGTCTGTTGCCCTT includes the following:
- a CDS encoding flagellar protein FlgN, whose translation is MHEAYKSLEIVLEDEIKVYRALLDLVRREKEVLISAKIDELNENNKSKEAMVLKIRALERVREKAARDLAAAVGASTESPRLLEIASKVVDPYNSKLRSIHSTLDLLIRRIKEINENNEALIQSSLKMVNGALGAIKDTLQPRSTYAQSGEVKKNEVAGHFVSKEV
- the flgL gene encoding flagellar hook-associated protein FlgL, with the protein product MRVSNNMNYEQVKGNIAKNRSEMADLQNQASSMKRITKPSDDPVGTSRMLGIRTDKVGSEQFVKNIDIARNFLSYTDLALGEATEVLARAKELALGQASDASTNASARLAVATEIEQLTRDMVHIGNRKVGERFIFGGYKTTHSPFDNDGNYRGDEGGMKIEVNKGVFTTINLPGDQVFLGKNSKLALVPSERRGSTTPNYPPIPASKEPEDIEIRGPANENDSVSAASSDSARESKRRESLKANETIESPKENAEGENIFTTLNALSAGLRANDTVAIQETLERLDGAHEQVVLLRSQVGSRVASLENTSLGLGKQKVEDASLLSSIEDADAFEVFTDITKNENTLKATLQTSGKLLQPSLLDFLR
- the flgK gene encoding flagellar hook-associated protein FlgK, yielding MSPRIGSIMTVGKQAMANSQTALQTTSHNIANANTEGYTRQRIEQQSAEPIGSGKLRIGQGSKTVGVTRVVNSYLNKQIQDETTKLGTSSGRQGSLDRVEQVYNESINKGLNRFLANFFNAFKEFANNPESQATRALVKESAKILTEDFHRIHNQLDSIQKDVDAQIRAQVSQINGYSKEIATLNEKIQMVEVSGAPANDERDRRDLLLKKLGELVNIRYAEGDNGKIAITAGNNALLVSGYEFNELIAKSTPADGIKREGNIDVFFRSGPKGSEFLVTNQLKGGHIGGALDARDSIINDLHSKLDHIAFSVTDEINALHRQGYDRYDQTGRNFFEPVQDEFNAALNIKLNEEIEEDSGYIAGAFQPGSPGDNRIANAIAAVQTKAIFQNGTSSVDDYFNGIVGEFAVLTRKNTMALEHQKNIVEQLKNVREGISGVSLDEETTDMVKFQKAYDASARLIKVADEMFDTVLNLKRL
- a CDS encoding rod-binding protein; the protein is MKIKEKPLDVTQSSLHRAQSKKDQRDPRMLEAAQNFENQFIRQMISEMRKTVPGNELVPEGMGERIFREELDNKYADSWVERGGIGLADIIYDQLQDKYGNAATLPRKSPGEALRLPPGGSAQNDRPRDILRKSDGSLFMAKASEGGYVLKSVEPLPERVDLHSPYPGIVLQSAALEDGRQMVVVKHDQGLVTQMVHSGNNRVKNGQRVDAGSVIAELPASQRGEGAQVFFGLRREQKTE
- the csrA gene encoding carbon storage regulator CsrA, whose translation is MLVLTRKLGESIAIDDHIKIVVVQIKGKQVRLGIEAPKETKIHREEVYLAIQEQNKAASTSSSDNTKKVATLLKRG
- the flgM gene encoding flagellar biosynthesis anti-sigma factor FlgM is translated as MKVTDKTSIDQLDGTAKAQGSKRKGAASSAQQTGNVSSSDQLASAKVKLSERAQDMKKVKDVVNSVPDVDEAKVAKFKAMIAKGEYKPDSAKTADKMVDEHAYNDFLTKTDG
- a CDS encoding flagellar basal body P-ring protein FlgI — protein: MQEMISSAKIMFFMILISGVAEAARLKDITNIRGVRENQLVGYGLVVGLNGTGDGKAEFTSKSIARMLDTMGMKLSTADIESKNVAAVMVTATLPAFARAGNKIDVTINSIGSASSLVGGTLLQTPLRASDQQVYAVAQGGVLVGLPSTGGGTSEKGHPTVARVPHGAMIETDSASDFSNRKMFRLTLFDADFTTASRVVKTINQDLGGKFASAKDAGTIDIVVPFNYEGDAVELMASIENLDVSSDTKARVVVNERTGTVVIGERVQIQTVAISHGNLSVQVKATSSNQEESPEIRGPASTSGKTKGNRVALFQKSASVGDLVKALNALGVTPKDLITILQTIKAAGALQGELEVL